Within the Haloarcula sp. CBA1127 genome, the region CAGAACACGCTGCTGGGACTGTTCGTCATCAAGGACAGTGTCTACTATGCAGTGCTGTTTCTGCTGCCGATCTCTCTTGGAACGGTGCTTGCAGTCATCGGAGCCGTCGGGCCCCTCCTCGTAGCTGAGACTGTCTCCCTTCTGTGGACGACCCTGGCACTGACGTTCGTCTTCGGGATGGGAACGACGATTGCGGCCCTCGGTCTCGCTGGCCGCGGCGTTCCCGGTCTGGCGCTACTTTCGGCCCCACTCGTCGCCGTTGGTGCAGCGCTGGCAAGTGGTGTCGATATCGTCTCCTACACCCCCTACGGTCTGTTTCTCGCCCAGACCCCTGTGCGGGCCGGAGCTACGGTTGCCAGTATCCTGATCGTCTTTCTGCTCAGCGCTGCCACCTTCGATGCGACCGCGCCCCGCCCCACCCGAACGGTCGAACCGGCCTTTCGCCGCTGGTGGCGACGGATCGGTGACCCAGTTGCGACCAAGAGCCTGCTTGACATCCACCGAAGCGCTGGCGGGTTCGGGAAAGTCCTCTTTTCGGCCGCGGTGCTGTTCGGCGTCACTGCCGCATTGGTCGATTTCGCCGGACAGATTACGGGTGTGCCGCCGTCGACCGGTATCTCATTCGGCGCGATTCTCGGGCTCTCGGGATTTACCACCTACAACTGGCTCACCCAATCCGACGACGTGAGCCTGTATTTCGCCCACCCACTCTCTGTGAAAGCCGTTTTTGCGGGGAAATTCCGGGCGTTCCTCCTGCTCGGCCCGCTGGTCGGACTCGCGTTCTACGCACTCGCACTCGTCTGGCGGGGCGGGTCGGTCGCCGAGGCGGCCGTCGGGGCCGTCCTGCTCGTCGGCGTTGCCTGCTACATCTTCGGTACCACTGTGTACCTCACCGGCCTCTCTCCGAACGAGTTCCTCTTCGATACAGCCCTGTTCGCTGTTTTCGGCGCGGCAATGGTCCTTCCGCTAGTCCCGATCCTTATCGCCGGGTTCGCCATCTCGCCGCTGTCTGGGACCTTGCTTGCCGCGCTCGGTGGATTTGGTGGCGTCCTGGGCGCTGTCGGTGTCGGCCTTTACGGTCGGTCGCTACCGAAGTGGTCGAACCGGTATCAACAGGCGTGAACTGCAAAAGCGGTCGTCTGTGACGACGAACAGAACACAACCCACCGAAATGCATCGGTAACGCGGTCGATGTAACCGAATGCGGGCTCCGTGGTATCGCTGTTGGAGCCCTGCCCTGAATATATTCGCACAAAGGCTCTCTACAGTAGCTAGTGATCGATAGATCGCATGGCAGAACCGCAACTCGATCTTCGAGAGATTCCACCGCCGAAGCGACACCCGAAGATCTTCGATGCGTTCGAGGAACTGGACAGCGGAGAAGCACTGACGATAATTAACGACCACGAACCGACACCGCTCTATCACCAGATGGCCGCGGAGCGACAATCGTTCGACGCCGAGGGCTACACTGTCGACTGCATCGGTCCGAACGAGTTCATCGCGACCCTCCCGAAGAAGTAGCCTGCGACCGAGGTGGAAAAACTGGCTACGCCGACTGAGTGAGTGTGGTCATTGCGTGGCCGGCGTGACAAAGCACTTACAAAGCGATATAGAACCGTCTTCTATGGTTCCTGCCCGTCCTACCCGCGATCAGATCCCGGCCCTCTTGTTAATACTGGCCGGGATCGGTCTCGTGTTGTTCGCTGGCATCCAGATCTATGACCACTCCCGGACTCAGCACACATACTCCATCTCCGAACCTGACCGCGATATCTACCGGTACGGGGACCTCTCAGATGGTGGCCAAGAGCTGGTCAGGACAGCACACAATACCTCCGGTGAAGCCGCAGTCTCCGCGGAGGAGCTGGACGCAGCCACGGAGTTCCGTCCCGATTACGGCCCGACAATCGTTGCGGTCGATGGCACGTATTACTGTATTGATGCCGACCGCGGCCCTCGGGATGACGGGGGGACTGTGACTAGCGACAGAGGCTGTGAGAACCTCATCTTCGGCACGGGTCCCGTCGTCCACGACTTCGAGTCGCTGTCACCACAGGCTCAGGACGTGGTGTCACAGGCACTTGCTGACTCCGACAATGAGGTCTCAATCTACGGTGACTCACCGCCAGAGTTCGAGGGCGGCTCCGATGCCCCGTCGCTCAACGAGGGCATCTACTACATCCAGTACCAAGGGGAGTACTATCAACTCGATGTCGTCAGCAGGGGCGGTCTGGGCGTCGCGTTCCTGATACAGTTCCTGTTTTTCACTGGCTTTGTTGGACTGTGCCTTGCGGTTGTCGGCGCAGTCAGCTTCTCCCGCCGACAGGTGTTGGTTCCGACGGCCCTGCTCGTCGGGCTGGTTCTGGTCCTCGGTCTGTTCGCTACCCGAAACGCCGACCTGCTGCCGGTTGAGTTCGTCCTCTTCGACCTCGGTATCGAGTTCGTCGTCATCATTGGGGGACTTGTCGTCGTCTGGGTAGCGTACACCCGGCTGCGATAATCCGAACGAACACCAGTGATCGCATCGCGGTTTCCGAATAGCTTTTGTTTGTCAGTATTGGGACTGGGATATGGACCGTCGGACTGCGAGGCTACTGAACGGCGTGCTGGCGCTATGCTGTCTCGCGCTCGTCTTCGCCGCTGTGTATCCGTTCACCACTGTCGACCCTCACTCGAAGAAACCG harbors:
- a CDS encoding DUF2249 domain-containing protein; this translates as MAEPQLDLREIPPPKRHPKIFDAFEELDSGEALTIINDHEPTPLYHQMAAERQSFDAEGYTVDCIGPNEFIATLPKK